The Salvelinus fontinalis isolate EN_2023a unplaced genomic scaffold, ASM2944872v1 scaffold_0701, whole genome shotgun sequence genome contains a region encoding:
- the LOC129847088 gene encoding mpv17-like protein — translation MRKAFIKHVKRFPWLTNVTLYGCLFAGGDFVHQLFSRNDKIDWRHTRNVSVVAFSFHGNFNFFWMRFLERRFPGNSVRMVVRKLFLDQTTAAPLATSVFYTGVSFLEGKEDIFQDWREKFLNTYKTGLMFWPFMQFLNFSMVPLYMRTTFTGCCAFVWATFLCFSRQSGDGTADAALAWMFTPKQDTTTEPEAEKLGPKVDHTGPKVDQTGPKLDTEGPKPENPSSKQETQTPTVKQDDQARTKEVEASLNKGAQT, via the exons ATGAGAAAGGCATTCATAAAACACGTCAAAAGGTTTCCGTGGCTTACCAACGTAACCCTCTACGGTTGCCTGTTTGCCGGTGGGGATTTCGTTCACCAGTTGTTCTCGCGCAATGACAAAATAGACTGGAGGCACACGCGCAATGTGTCAGTGGTCGCTTTCAGTTTCCATGGCAACTTTAACTTCTTCTGGATGCGGTTTTTGGAGCGCAGATTTCCCGGGAATTCGGTCAGGATGGTTGTGCGTAAACTTTTCTTGGACCAGACCACAGCCGCTCCTCTGGCCACTAGTGTATTCTACACAG GGGTGAGTTTCTTGGAGGGCAAAGAGGACATTTTCCAGGACTGGAGGGAGAAGTTCCTGAATACATATAAG ACTGGACTCATGTTCTGGCCATTCATGCAG ttCCTGAACTTTTCCATGGTGCCTCTGTACATGCGGACCACCTTCACAGGGTGCTGTGCCTTCGTGTGGGCCACCTTCCTGTGTTTTTCACGTCAGAGTGGGGACGGCACGGCTGACGCCGCCCTCGCATGGATGTTTACTCCAAAACAGGATACGACGACAGAGCCTGAAGCGGAGAAACTAGGGCCCAAAGTGGACCACACAGGGCCAAAAGTGGACCAGACAGGGCCCAAACTAGACACAGAAGGACCCAAACCGGAGAACCCAAGCTCCAAACAGGAGACACAAACACCCACTGTTAAGCAGGACGACCAAGCACGAACAAAGGAGGTGGAGGCTAGTTTGAACAAGGGCGCACAAACCTAG
- the LOC129847089 gene encoding bMERB domain-containing protein 1-like translates to MELKKSISDTERSLKSYGSVSETEWTKDKDESDVSMAESIMSPDEIEVEMARIQRLREVLVRRESELRFMADDIQLCKDIMSLKQELRKVVTVPEREKTKKQRQWEEELILKIHKLVQKRDFLVDDAEVERLR, encoded by the exons ATGGAATTGAAGAAATCAATTTCCGATACCGAGCGCTCATTGAAGAGCTACGGCTCTGTATCCGAAACGGAATGGACAAAAGACAAAG atgaGTCAGATGTGTCCATGGCAGAGAGCATCATGTCTCCAGATGAGATTGAAGTGGAGATGGCTCGCATCCAGCGCCTCAGAGAGGTGCTAGTAAGGAGGGAGTCTGAACTGCGCTTTAT GGCGGACGACATCCAGCTCTGCAAAGACATCATGAGTCTGAAACAGGAGCTGAGGAAGGTGGTAACTGTACCAG agagagagaagaccaaGAAACAGAGACAGTGGGAGGAGGAGTTGATCCTGAAAATCCATAAACTGGTGCAGAAGAGGGATTTCCTAGTGGACGATGCAGAGGTGGAGAGATTAAGGTAG